In one Salvelinus sp. IW2-2015 linkage group LG26, ASM291031v2, whole genome shotgun sequence genomic region, the following are encoded:
- the LOC111952116 gene encoding caldesmon, whose amino-acid sequence MMDAMDKRPFGAEYNYKMSENDISRLIKLRATNDAIFTGKRNSAMPAWRAMLVELGLEGKLTTGQLKKKWENLKKKYKDFKYPPLGMEKVNPMSWRWFHLMDDAIEGRLAGSARILNPSLFDFGEVGDVSFASSPTTSPIANKRLCMRPEGGEGTNIFEFWAKAQLGESVGAASTVADGQVAYTDAATEEIRRAAVECERALREEGRGAAQNERAAPDKMPVGVYGRTMAEDVETIAEDGRAMLVRNPGRNIERETAELERQIADLEKEREVLEREQADFDRERLILDRERDVVNRERVAVERGRASLDKDRAAMDRERAAMERERAILDRDRASIERERAELQKEKEALMKSKISRNNGSTDVELDSSTVEKREKLLSIFERLVDKL is encoded by the exons ATGATGGATGCGATGGATAAAAGACCTTTTGGTGCAGAATATAACTATAAAA TGTCGGAAAATGACATATCCAGATTGATAAAATTGCGTGCAACGAATGACGCCATCTTCACTGGGAAGAGAAACTCTGCCATGCCTGCCTGGAG AGCAATGTTAGTAGAGTTGGGTCTCGAAGGAAAGCTTACAACCGGGCAATTGAAAAAGAAGTGGGAAAACCTTAAAAAGAAATATAAG GATTTTAAGTACCCTCCTCTTGGCATGGAGAAAGTCAATCCAATGTCCTGGCGTTGGTTTCACCTCATGGACGATGCCATCGAGGGCCGCCTAGCTGGGTCTGCCCGTATCCTAAACCCTTCACTGTTTGATTTTGGGGAAGTTGGGGACGTTTCATTTGCGTCCTCTCCCACTACCTCTCCCATAGCCAACAAGAGACTATGTATGAGGCcggagggaggtgagggaacaAACATTTTTGAGTTCTGGGCCAAGGCACAGCTGGGGGAGAGTGTTGGTGCTGCGAGCACGGTAGCAGATGGACAGGTGGCATACACAGATGCAGCTACAGAGGAGATCCGGAGGGCAGCAGTGGAGTGCGAGAGGGCCCTGCGAGAGGAGGGCAGGGGTGCAGCTCAGAATGAGAGGGCCGCGCCTGACAAGATGCCAGTGGGTGTGTACGGGAGGACCATGGCTGAGGATGTAGAGACCATAGCTGAAGACGGAAGAGCCATGTTGGTGAGAAACCCTGGCAGGAACATTGAGAGGGAGACTGCTGAACTAGAGAGGCAGATAGCAGATTTGGAGAAGGAGCGAGAAGTGTTAGAGAGGGAGCAGGCAGACtttgacagggagaggttgatactggacagagagagggatgtggtGAACAGAGAGAGGGTGGCTGTTGAACGAGGCAGAGCTTCACTAGACAAGGACAGAGCAGCGATGGACAGAGAGCGAGCAGCAATGGAACGGGAGCGAGCCATACTGGACAGGGATAGGGCGTcaatcgagagagagagggcagagctgCAGAAAGAAAAGGAAGCCCTAATGAAAAGCAAGATTTCCAGGAACAACGGCTCCACTGATGTGGAACTGGACTCATCCACtgtagaaaaaagagagaaactgCTTTCCATATTTGAGAGACTTGTTGATAAGCTGTGA